In Nicotiana tabacum cultivar K326 chromosome 2, ASM71507v2, whole genome shotgun sequence, the following proteins share a genomic window:
- the LOC107765565 gene encoding putative polyamine oxidase 5, whose amino-acid sequence MGSKKPKVVIIGAGMAGLTAANKLYKTAGCKELLEVCVVEGGNRIGGRIKTSEFCGVRIEMGATWIHGIVGSPVYKIAQQINSLQSQQPWECMDGDTEPLTIAEGGHELNSSLVESISDLFNKLMDFAQGKLVTEDGVSNEIAKSNNGLSLGSFLRKGLDAYWESVNGEREDIEVQGIDKWSKRSLEEGIFAMFENIQRTYTSAGDLQMLDFSAEKEYRMFPGEEITIAKGYMSVIEYLASVLPPGLIQLGRKVAKMEWQADGSLQFENGSNNKAVKLHFVDGSIMYADHVIVTVSLGVLKQGIDQDSGMFNPPLPHFKTQAISRLGFGVVNKLFLKLNPTHDQEFPYLQMVFHQSEPNPKIPMWMKRTANLSPIHSKSSVLLSWFAGKEALELESLDNEEIIDGFSKTISSFLLNSKHFKKSNDLCCNGHAESNFKVEKVLKSQWGSDPLFLGSYSYVAVGSSGDDLDIMAEPLPKRTSIHSNGCYTPPLQILFAGEATHRTHYSTTHGAYFSGLREANRLLNHYHFIDI is encoded by the coding sequence ATGGGGAGCAAGAAGCCAAAAGTAGTGATAATTGGGGCAGGAATGGCTGGCCTTACAGCAGCTAATAAGCTCTATAAAACAGCAGGATGCAAGGAATTATTAGAGGTGTGTGTAGTAGAGGGTGGTAATAGGATTGGTGGAAGAATTAAGACATCAGAATTCTGTGGTGTCAGGATTGAAATGGGTGCTACTTGGATTCATGGAATTGTAGGCAGTCCTGTTTATAAGATTGCTCAACAAATTAACTCACTGCAATCTCAGCAACCTTGGGAGTGTATGGATGGAGATACTGAACCATTGACCATTGCTGAAGGTGGACATGAACTCAATTCTTCCCTTGTTGAGTCCATCTCCGACCTTTTCAACAAACTCATGGATTTTGCTCAAGGGAAATTAGTCACTGAAGATGGTGTGTCCAATGAAATTGCTAAATCCAACAATGGATTAAGTCTTGGTTCTTTCCTCAGGAAAGGACTTGATGCTTATTGGGAATCAGTGAACGGCGAACGCGAGGATATTGAGGTACAAGGGATAGATAAATGGAGCAAAAGATCACTTGAAGAAGGGATTTTTGCAATGTTTGAGAATATTCAAAGGACTTATACATCAGCTGGTGATTTGCAAATGCTTGATTTCAGTGCAGAAAAAGAGTATCGAATGTTCCCTGGAGAAGAAATAACCATTGCCAAAGGGTACATGTCAGTGATTGAATATTTGGCATCTGTTCTGCCACCTGGTTTGATCCAATTAGGCCGAAAAGTCGCAAAGATGGAGTGGCAGGCTGATGGTTCATTACAATTTGAAAATGGTAGTAATAATAAGGCAGTGAAGTTACATTTTGTGGATGGATCAATTATGTATGCTGATCATGTCATAGTCACAGTTTCACTTGGAGTTCTAAAACAAGGGATTGATCAAGATTCCGGTATGTTTAATCCTCCACTTCCTCATTTCAAGACTCAAGCAATCTCAAGGCTTGGTTTTGGTGTTGTCAACAAGCTATTCTTGAAACTAAATCCAACCCATGATCAAGAATTTCCTTATCTGCAGATGGTTTTCCATCAATCAGAACCAAACCCAAAAATCCCTATGTGGATGAAGAGGACAGCTAATTTATCTCCAATCCATAGCAAGTCAAGTGTTTTATTATCATGGTTTGCAGGTAAAGAAGCTCTTGAGTTGGAATCTCTTGATAATGAGGAGATTATTGATGGTTTTTCAAAAACTATCTCTAGCTTTCTTTTAAACTCAAAACATTTCAAGAAATCAAATGACTTGTGCTGCAATGGGCATGCAGAAAGTAACTTTAAAGTGGAAAAGGTGTTAAAGAGCCAATGGGGAAGTGATCCATTATTCTTGGGTTCCTATAGTTATGTAGCAGTTGGATCAAGTGGAGATGATTTGGATATTATGGCTGAGCCCTTGCCAAAAAGGACTAGCATTCATTCAAATGGTTGCTATACTCCTCCACTTCAAATTCTTTTTGCAGGGGAAGCAACACATAGAACTCACTATTCAACAACTCATGGTGCTTACTTTAGTGGCCTAAGAGAAGCCAATAGGCTTCTTAATCACTATCATTTTATTGATATATGA